From Pirellulales bacterium, a single genomic window includes:
- a CDS encoding DUF1501 domain-containing protein codes for MLQVLFNRNYRDCEGTTRREFLKVGTLGAGALSLPQLLAARAEAKAAGKAVKDTSVVWVWLGGGPTHIETFDPKMSAPAEYRSITGEVGTKLPGITLGGTFPKLASVVDKMALVRSFAHTNSGHGGGTHFVMTGYDNRLIDNGGLPTRPSLGSIAARVRGANHHETGMPTYVRLGGIAADGPSFLGPAYAPFDPAGQARRNMDLAVSDSRLQDRRELLDGLDRLRRRADHDALMEGLNRFEQQAFDLVLGNAAKAFDTKGEDPHVVERYGKGLGEQLLRARRLCEAGCGFVTVSYGGWDMHGQIKQALERRSPELDRGLAAFVDDVDSRGLSDKILLVVTGEFGRTPKINRNAGRDHWAPLSTLALAGGGLRMGQVIGQSASKADVPQTTPIRPQDLMATVFHVLGIEPKIQFVNQAGRPVSMLESGAPIDELV; via the coding sequence ATGCTTCAAGTGCTCTTCAACCGCAACTACCGCGACTGCGAAGGAACCACCCGCCGCGAGTTCTTGAAAGTCGGCACGCTCGGGGCCGGCGCGCTCTCGCTCCCGCAGCTCCTGGCCGCACGGGCGGAAGCGAAGGCCGCCGGAAAAGCGGTCAAGGACACCTCGGTGGTCTGGGTCTGGCTCGGCGGCGGCCCTACTCACATCGAAACCTTCGACCCCAAAATGTCGGCGCCGGCCGAATACCGCAGCATCACGGGCGAGGTCGGCACCAAGCTGCCCGGCATCACGCTCGGCGGCACGTTCCCCAAGCTCGCCTCGGTGGTCGACAAGATGGCGCTGGTCCGCTCCTTTGCCCACACCAACAGCGGCCACGGCGGAGGCACCCATTTCGTCATGACCGGTTACGACAACCGGCTGATCGACAACGGCGGCCTGCCGACCCGCCCCTCGCTGGGCTCGATCGCCGCGCGCGTGCGCGGCGCGAACCATCACGAAACCGGCATGCCGACCTACGTGCGTTTGGGCGGCATTGCCGCCGACGGTCCGTCCTTTCTCGGACCGGCCTACGCCCCGTTCGATCCCGCGGGTCAGGCCCGGCGCAATATGGATCTGGCGGTCTCCGATTCGCGTCTGCAAGACCGCCGCGAGCTGCTCGACGGACTCGACCGGCTGAGGCGGCGGGCCGATCACGACGCCTTGATGGAAGGACTGAACCGCTTCGAGCAGCAGGCGTTCGACCTGGTGTTGGGCAATGCCGCCAAAGCGTTCGACACCAAGGGCGAAGACCCGCACGTCGTCGAGCGCTATGGCAAGGGACTGGGCGAGCAGTTGCTGCGCGCCCGGCGGCTGTGCGAGGCGGGTTGCGGCTTCGTCACGGTTTCGTACGGGGGCTGGGACATGCACGGTCAGATCAAGCAGGCGCTCGAGCGGCGCAGCCCCGAGCTGGACCGTGGCTTGGCGGCCTTCGTCGACGATGTTGACAGCCGCGGGCTGAGCGACAAGATTCTGCTGGTCGTCACGGGCGAGTTTGGCCGCACGCCCAAGATCAACCGCAACGCCGGCCGCGACCACTGGGCGCCCTTGAGCACGCTGGCCTTGGCCGGCGGCGGTTTACGCATGGGCCAGGTCATCGGGCAATCGGCCAGCAAGGCCGACGTGCCGCAGACGACTCCCATCCGGCCGCAGGATCTGATGGCCACCGTGTTTCATGTTCTCGGCATCGAACCCAAGATTCAGTTCGTCAATCAGGCCGGTCGCCCGGTGTCCATGCTGGAAAGCGGTGCGCCGATCGACGAGCTGGTGTAA
- a CDS encoding LOG family protein — protein sequence MPTPSGENSRLMDPVAPDRVADLIGMIKESADKLLQDQTSRGDLKILSRTLRELRYAFKVFSPYRTRRKVTVFGSARTRPEDPAFQQAVDFGKAMAEANWLVVTGAASGIMEAGHLGAGRENSMGLNIMLPFEQEANPVIAGDPKLVHMKYFFTRKLMFVKECDAVCLLPGGFGTLDEGLEVLTLLQTGKRDMVPVVFLDPPRGDFWSGWQQFVNDRLLPRGMIAPEDLSLYKLTDRVDEAVGEILQFYRVYHSMRYVRNKLVLRLQSAPGEELLARIHDEFADIVHDGKFVVSAPLGEEQDDPALAKLPRLVMRFNRRNLGRLRQLIDCLNRGAV from the coding sequence TTGCCCACGCCGAGCGGCGAAAACTCGCGTCTGATGGACCCGGTCGCGCCGGACCGCGTGGCCGACCTGATCGGCATGATCAAGGAGTCGGCCGACAAGCTGCTGCAAGATCAGACCAGTCGCGGCGACCTGAAAATCCTCAGCCGCACGTTGCGCGAGCTGCGCTACGCCTTCAAGGTTTTTTCGCCTTATCGCACGCGCCGCAAAGTGACGGTTTTCGGTTCCGCCCGCACGCGGCCCGAAGACCCCGCCTTTCAACAGGCGGTGGACTTCGGCAAGGCGATGGCCGAGGCGAACTGGCTGGTGGTGACGGGGGCGGCCAGCGGCATCATGGAGGCCGGTCATCTGGGCGCGGGTCGCGAGAACTCGATGGGCCTGAACATCATGCTTCCCTTCGAGCAGGAAGCGAACCCGGTGATCGCGGGCGATCCGAAGCTGGTCCACATGAAGTATTTCTTCACCCGCAAGCTGATGTTCGTGAAGGAGTGCGACGCGGTATGCCTGCTGCCCGGCGGCTTTGGCACGCTCGACGAAGGGCTGGAGGTGCTCACGCTTTTGCAGACCGGCAAGCGCGACATGGTGCCGGTCGTGTTTCTCGACCCGCCGCGGGGCGACTTTTGGTCGGGCTGGCAGCAGTTCGTCAACGACCGATTGTTGCCGCGGGGCATGATTGCGCCTGAAGACCTGTCGCTCTATAAGCTGACCGACCGCGTCGACGAGGCGGTGGGCGAGATTTTGCAGTTCTATCGCGTCTATCACAGCATGCGCTACGTGCGGAACAAGCTGGTGCTGCGTTTGCAGTCGGCCCCCGGCGAGGAGTTGCTGGCGCGGATCCACGACGAGTTCGCAGACATCGTGCATGACGGCAAGTTCGTCGTCAGCGCGCCGCTGGGCGAGGAGCAGGACGACCCGGCCTTGGCAAAGCTGCCGCGGCTGGTGATGCGTTTCAACCGCCGCAATCTCGGCCGCTTGCGTCAGTTGATCGACTGCCTGAACCGCGGCGCCGTGTAG
- a CDS encoding DUF1326 domain-containing protein, with product MARRTLFLVGAAAVAAAWMICGNTNAGTKSDALRGNYLESRTCDIYTGPCFANSQVGLGGHEAILAWNIESGSFGGIDLSGLNVVMAVRANDTLGFDGGLEVSPDVIKSVILVDERANTAQREALVGLAKKRAPRVVGDVVRVAAAPIKIDVDHAEGVAHLDAGKEARLTTRKIMKCDCVCTNEAVFYPPLAQVEKSSPAFTVDGGFQGRGLKEHWSNPGTRSAFVARFAE from the coding sequence ATGGCTCGTCGAACCTTGTTTCTCGTTGGCGCCGCGGCCGTGGCGGCGGCGTGGATGATCTGCGGCAACACCAACGCCGGCACCAAGTCGGACGCCTTGCGTGGCAACTATCTGGAGTCGCGCACCTGCGACATTTACACCGGGCCCTGCTTCGCCAATTCGCAAGTCGGTCTGGGCGGGCACGAGGCCATCCTGGCCTGGAACATCGAGTCGGGCAGCTTCGGCGGCATCGATCTGAGCGGCCTGAACGTGGTGATGGCCGTGCGGGCCAACGACACGCTCGGCTTCGACGGCGGCCTGGAGGTTTCGCCCGACGTGATCAAGTCGGTGATTCTCGTCGACGAGCGGGCCAACACGGCCCAGCGCGAGGCCCTGGTCGGTCTGGCGAAGAAACGCGCCCCGCGCGTCGTGGGCGACGTGGTGCGGGTGGCCGCGGCGCCGATCAAGATCGACGTCGATCATGCCGAGGGCGTGGCTCATCTCGACGCCGGCAAAGAGGCCCGGTTGACCACGCGCAAGATCATGAAGTGCGATTGCGTCTGCACGAACGAGGCGGTCTTCTATCCGCCGCTGGCCCAGGTGGAGAAATCGTCGCCGGCCTTCACGGTCGACGGCGGCTTCCAGGGCCGCGGGCTGAAAGAACACTGGTCGAACCCCGGCACCCGCAGCGCGTTCGTGGCCAGGTTCGCGGAGTAG
- a CDS encoding DUF1501 domain-containing protein: protein MSIENFQNQSEEARWLGQSHRILPHSRREFLLKAGGGLGGLALTSLLADRLPAATSSAPSNPLAARPPHFAARAKSVIWCFLDGGPSHIDLFDPKPELTRLDGQPLPGSFTRPVTAMGRTADTPLLASRRQFSQHGESGAWVSDWYPEIARHVDELAVIRSCYADGLNHVGSVCQMNTGSVLGGRPCLGSWSIYGLGSENADLPGFVVLADYPEEPPGGNRNWGTGFMPATYQGTRFREGESPILYLTPPAAAARQRAKLDFIQQLNRRHQQQRAEDDQLEARIAAYELAYRMQAAAPEAVELREETEETLRLYGIGQKETERMGRNCLLARRLVERGVRFVQIYSGSGSKWDAHSNVEGNHARYCRESDRPIAGLLADLKRRGLLSSTLVIWGGEFGRTPMSESGNGRDHNPYGFTMWLAGGGVRGGMTYGATDPVGLYAVENKVHVHDLHATILHLLGLDHQALTFPHNGQEERLTMVSGRVVKAILA, encoded by the coding sequence ATGTCGATTGAGAATTTCCAAAACCAATCCGAGGAAGCGAGGTGGCTGGGGCAAAGCCACCGCATTTTGCCCCATTCGCGCCGCGAATTTCTGCTGAAGGCCGGTGGCGGTCTCGGCGGCCTGGCCCTCACGTCTCTCTTGGCCGACCGCCTCCCCGCCGCAACTTCCAGCGCGCCGAGCAACCCACTGGCCGCGCGCCCGCCGCATTTTGCCGCCCGCGCCAAGAGCGTGATCTGGTGCTTTTTGGACGGCGGTCCAAGCCATATCGACCTGTTCGATCCCAAACCGGAACTAACGCGGCTCGATGGTCAGCCGCTGCCCGGCAGCTTCACGCGGCCGGTGACCGCAATGGGCCGCACGGCCGACACGCCGCTGTTGGCTTCGCGGCGGCAGTTTTCCCAGCACGGCGAGTCGGGCGCGTGGGTCAGCGACTGGTATCCGGAGATCGCCCGGCACGTCGACGAGCTGGCCGTGATCCGAAGTTGCTACGCCGACGGTTTGAACCACGTGGGCAGCGTTTGCCAGATGAACACCGGCAGCGTTCTGGGTGGCCGGCCCTGTCTCGGCTCGTGGTCGATTTACGGTCTGGGCAGCGAAAACGCCGACCTGCCCGGCTTTGTCGTGCTGGCCGATTACCCCGAAGAACCGCCGGGCGGCAACCGCAACTGGGGCACGGGCTTCATGCCCGCCACCTATCAAGGCACGCGGTTCCGCGAAGGCGAATCGCCCATTCTCTACCTGACGCCACCGGCCGCCGCCGCGCGGCAGCGGGCCAAGCTCGACTTCATCCAGCAGCTCAACCGCCGTCATCAGCAGCAGCGGGCCGAGGACGACCAACTCGAAGCCCGCATCGCGGCGTATGAACTGGCCTATCGCATGCAAGCGGCGGCGCCCGAGGCCGTCGAACTGCGCGAGGAGACCGAAGAGACGCTGCGCCTGTATGGCATCGGCCAGAAGGAGACGGAGCGGATGGGCCGCAACTGTTTGTTGGCGCGGCGGCTAGTGGAGCGGGGCGTGCGGTTCGTGCAGATTTACTCCGGATCGGGCAGCAAGTGGGACGCCCACAGCAACGTCGAGGGGAACCATGCCCGATATTGCCGCGAGAGCGATCGCCCCATCGCCGGCCTGCTGGCCGATCTCAAGCGGCGCGGCCTGCTTTCCAGCACGCTGGTGATCTGGGGCGGCGAGTTCGGCCGCACGCCGATGAGCGAGAGCGGCAACGGCCGCGACCATAATCCTTATGGCTTCACCATGTGGCTGGCCGGCGGCGGCGTGCGCGGCGGCATGACTTACGGTGCCACCGACCCCGTGGGTCTTTATGCGGTGGAAAACAAAGTCCACGTCCATGACCTGCACGCCACGATTTTGCACTTGCTGGGTCTCGACCACCAAGCACTCACCTTCCCGCACAACGGCCAGGAGGAGCGGCTGACGATGGTCAGCGGCCGGGTGGTGAAAGCGATTCTGGCGTGA
- a CDS encoding DUF1549 and DUF1553 domain-containing protein, translating into MLCFACFGRRASRLLLRVLLRVARAGLASRLRDARVAGVTASATRLPSFPLQSGVIVDVVIPHSACTGRSSVPLVRLKPAAALTVFAALLAGTAGNLARAHEPAAFNHGDWPFRPPERPALPDVSKSSWIVNPIDRFILAKLEAAAMHPSAPADKLTLLRRVSFDLVGLPPTPDEQAAFIADERPDAFERVVDRLLASPAFGERAAQYWLDLVRYAETDGFKADELRPNAYKYRDFVIRAFNDDLPYDRFVSWQLAGDELDSDNVLALAATGYNRLYPDEYNAANLEQRRQEILDDITGTTSLAFLGLTMGCAQCHDHKYDDIAQADYFRLQAFFAPLVPHDVPDASPEELTRYRSQLAAWEEATAEVRGEIERLLASKRQQQREYLLGKFRAEIRQAVALPENERTPYQEQIARMALKQAEPKESDLAAKLPAEDKQRYQELQAKLKEFDSLRPEALGSVMAVSDVGPSAPVIRLLEGGAWHKPAEELTPGFPAFLGDAAASISSRAGGASTGRRAALADWLTRPDHPLTSRVIANRLWQQHFGMGIVPTANDFGAQGEPPTHPELLDWLASELVRHGWSLKHLHRLMVTSASYRQASRVDPSQTETAAAIERDPQNRLLWHTRRRRLEGEAIRDAMLAVSGELNPRMFGPSARPDLPEGLSKTYAWTADEQVGDRQRRSVYVFAKRNLHYPLFEAFDQPDMHHSCPRRAETTTAPQSLLLLNGELASQQSARWAQRLRSEHGSDLPALVNTAYRQAFGRPAAPEEVEAAARFIGAQTHEGQGDSLADFCHALINANEFIYVD; encoded by the coding sequence GTGCTTTGCTTCGCGTGCTTTGGGCGTCGTGCTTCGCGTCTTTTGCTTCGCGTCTTGCTTCGCGTCGCGCGCGCGGGCCTTGCTTCGCGACTACGCGACGCGCGTGTCGCTGGCGTCACTGCAAGCGCTACCCGCTTGCCCAGTTTTCCGCTACAATCAGGAGTTATTGTTGATGTCGTGATTCCCCACTCGGCGTGTACCGGGAGAAGTTCTGTGCCTCTAGTGCGACTTAAGCCAGCAGCCGCGTTGACGGTTTTCGCCGCACTTCTCGCGGGGACGGCCGGCAACTTGGCGCGGGCTCACGAACCGGCCGCATTTAACCACGGCGACTGGCCTTTTCGGCCGCCCGAACGGCCTGCCCTACCCGACGTTTCCAAATCGTCCTGGATCGTCAACCCGATTGACCGGTTCATTCTGGCTAAACTCGAAGCAGCCGCGATGCACCCCAGCGCACCGGCCGATAAGCTGACACTGTTGCGTCGCGTGTCGTTCGATCTCGTGGGCCTGCCCCCCACGCCCGATGAACAGGCGGCGTTCATCGCGGACGAGCGGCCCGACGCTTTCGAACGCGTGGTCGATCGGTTGTTGGCCTCGCCGGCCTTCGGCGAACGTGCGGCCCAATACTGGCTCGATCTGGTCCGCTATGCCGAGACCGACGGCTTCAAGGCCGACGAGCTGCGTCCCAACGCCTATAAGTACCGCGACTTCGTGATTCGCGCTTTCAACGACGATCTTCCCTACGATCGCTTCGTGTCGTGGCAGCTTGCGGGCGACGAGCTCGATTCCGACAATGTGCTGGCGCTGGCGGCGACGGGCTACAACCGGCTTTATCCTGACGAGTACAACGCGGCCAATCTCGAGCAGCGGCGGCAGGAGATTCTCGACGACATCACGGGCACCACGTCGCTTGCCTTCCTGGGACTGACGATGGGCTGCGCTCAGTGCCACGACCACAAATACGACGACATCGCCCAGGCCGATTACTTCCGCTTGCAAGCGTTCTTCGCGCCGCTGGTTCCGCACGATGTGCCCGATGCTTCGCCCGAAGAGCTTACCCGCTACCGCAGTCAACTGGCCGCCTGGGAGGAGGCCACGGCCGAGGTCCGCGGTGAGATTGAGCGGCTGCTGGCTTCCAAGCGTCAGCAACAGCGGGAATACCTGCTGGGAAAGTTCCGCGCCGAGATTCGCCAGGCGGTGGCCCTGCCCGAAAACGAGCGGACGCCCTACCAGGAGCAGATCGCCCGCATGGCACTGAAGCAGGCGGAACCGAAAGAAAGCGATCTGGCTGCCAAGCTGCCGGCCGAAGACAAGCAACGCTACCAAGAGCTGCAAGCCAAGCTCAAAGAGTTCGACTCTCTGCGGCCCGAAGCGCTGGGCAGCGTAATGGCCGTGAGCGATGTGGGCCCCTCCGCGCCGGTCATACGGCTGCTGGAGGGTGGCGCGTGGCACAAACCGGCCGAGGAGCTGACGCCCGGCTTTCCCGCGTTTTTGGGCGATGCGGCCGCCTCGATCAGCTCGCGCGCCGGCGGCGCAAGCACCGGCCGGCGGGCTGCGTTGGCCGATTGGCTCACGCGGCCCGACCACCCGCTCACATCGCGGGTGATCGCCAATCGGCTTTGGCAACAGCATTTTGGCATGGGCATCGTGCCGACGGCGAACGATTTTGGCGCACAGGGCGAGCCGCCGACGCACCCTGAGTTGCTCGACTGGCTGGCTTCGGAGTTGGTGCGGCATGGCTGGAGCCTGAAGCACCTGCATCGGTTGATGGTTACTTCGGCGAGCTACCGGCAGGCATCGCGTGTCGATCCATCTCAGACGGAGACGGCGGCGGCCATTGAGCGTGATCCTCAGAACCGGCTTCTTTGGCACACCCGGCGAAGGCGGCTGGAGGGCGAAGCGATTCGCGATGCGATGCTTGCCGTCAGCGGTGAGTTGAACCCGCGGATGTTCGGGCCCAGTGCGCGGCCCGATCTGCCCGAAGGTCTGAGCAAGACCTACGCCTGGACCGCCGACGAACAGGTCGGCGATCGTCAGCGACGGTCGGTCTATGTGTTCGCCAAGCGCAACCTGCACTATCCCTTGTTCGAGGCGTTCGACCAGCCCGACATGCACCATAGTTGTCCACGTCGCGCGGAAACCACGACCGCGCCGCAATCGTTGTTGCTGCTCAACGGCGAGTTGGCTTCGCAGCAGTCGGCACGCTGGGCGCAACGTCTGCGATCGGAGCACGGCAGCGATTTGCCGGCGCTGGTCAACACCGCTTATCGCCAGGCGTTTGGCAGGCCCGCCGCGCCGGAGGAAGTTGAGGCCGCCGCCCGTTTCATTGGTGCCCAAACTCACGAAGGCCAAGGCGACTCGCTCGCCGATTTCTGCCACGCGCTCATCAATGCCAACGAGTTCATCTATGTCGATTGA